One segment of Mycolicibacterium baixiangningiae DNA contains the following:
- the rarD gene encoding EamA family transporter RarD, producing the protein MTDSRRDGLLFGTGAYVWWGLCPGFFLLLLPAGSLEILAHRIVWSAAFLLLVVAVARRLGDLRRLPWRTWLQLLAASALVSTNWGVYIYAATHGHVVDAALGYFINPLLSVALGVLVFRERINRWQQAALALAVAAVVLLTVELGAPPYIAFSLALSFALYGVVKKVVKADPRVSVAVETLIALPIAGGYLLVLELTHRGHFLTEGAGHAGLLLLAGPVTAVPLLFFAAAAQRLPLVTLGLLFYINPGLQMAWGVLIGHEPMPVARWIGFALIWLALALLAADAVRRRGPREKPVDRSVPGPPTRAADARSPAPEANSG; encoded by the coding sequence GTGACGGACTCGCGCCGCGACGGCCTGCTCTTCGGCACCGGAGCCTACGTCTGGTGGGGGCTGTGTCCGGGCTTCTTCCTGCTGTTGCTTCCGGCCGGGTCGCTGGAGATCCTCGCGCACCGCATCGTGTGGAGCGCGGCGTTCCTGCTGCTGGTGGTCGCCGTCGCCCGGCGTCTCGGCGATCTGCGCCGGTTGCCTTGGCGCACATGGCTGCAACTTCTGGCGGCCTCAGCGCTGGTGTCGACGAACTGGGGTGTCTACATCTACGCGGCCACCCACGGCCACGTGGTCGACGCCGCACTCGGGTACTTCATCAATCCGCTGCTCAGTGTCGCCCTCGGGGTGCTGGTGTTCCGCGAACGCATCAACCGCTGGCAGCAGGCGGCGCTGGCACTGGCCGTCGCCGCGGTCGTGCTGCTCACCGTGGAGTTGGGTGCACCGCCCTACATCGCGTTCTCGCTGGCGCTGTCGTTCGCGCTCTACGGCGTCGTCAAGAAAGTGGTGAAAGCCGACCCGCGGGTCAGCGTTGCGGTGGAAACGCTGATCGCGTTGCCGATCGCGGGCGGGTACCTGCTGGTGCTGGAACTCACCCACCGTGGGCACTTCCTCACCGAAGGCGCGGGGCACGCGGGTCTGCTGCTGCTCGCGGGTCCCGTCACCGCCGTCCCGTTGCTGTTCTTCGCCGCGGCCGCCCAGCGGCTTCCGCTGGTGACGCTCGGCCTGCTGTTCTACATCAATCCGGGCCTGCAGATGGCCTGGGGTGTGCTGATCGGCCACGAACCCATGCCGGTTGCGAGATGGATCGGCTTCGCGCTGATCTGGCTGGCGCTCGCGCTGCTCGCCGCGGATGCGGTGCGCCGCAGGGGCCCACGGGAAAAACCGGTCGATCGCAGCGTTCCCGGGCCGCCCACCCGCGCGGCAGACGCGAGGTCGCCCGCACCGGAGGCAAACTCCGGCTGA
- a CDS encoding TetR/AcrR family transcriptional regulator — protein sequence MQRKGREKTAPRARGRPVGADSALTRRQIVRAGRMVVIERGYSGMTFQAIAERTGLSRPTLHYYFATREEVYEGVLMEVREVVIDCVTQSMKYEGLLDRLSGFVAAVRRVDGRDPSIVPFLISARLEPQRSPELWALSDSPIRAFLLRLVSDAIRRGELVEDTDVEGVADMLHVILYGMAFYSGFTDGPADLGSIAKQLIELFAHGLVPAPPGLDPAGGGTQDGTTKDTHRDTPKGVGGQS from the coding sequence GTGCAGCGCAAGGGCCGGGAGAAAACGGCACCGCGCGCCCGAGGGCGCCCGGTCGGAGCTGATTCAGCCCTGACCCGCCGGCAGATCGTCCGGGCCGGCCGCATGGTCGTCATCGAGCGCGGCTATTCCGGAATGACGTTCCAGGCCATTGCCGAACGGACCGGGCTGAGCCGCCCGACGCTGCACTACTACTTCGCCACCCGCGAAGAGGTCTACGAAGGCGTCCTCATGGAGGTGCGCGAAGTCGTCATCGACTGCGTGACGCAGTCGATGAAGTACGAAGGGTTGCTCGACAGGTTGTCGGGTTTCGTGGCCGCTGTGCGCAGAGTGGACGGCCGGGACCCCTCGATCGTGCCGTTCCTGATCAGCGCCCGCCTCGAACCGCAGCGCAGCCCCGAACTGTGGGCGTTGAGCGATTCGCCGATCCGCGCGTTTCTGCTGCGACTGGTGAGCGATGCGATCCGCCGCGGTGAACTGGTCGAGGACACCGACGTCGAAGGCGTCGCCGACATGCTGCACGTCATCCTCTACGGGATGGCCTTCTACTCCGGATTCACCGACGGCCCTGCCGACCTGGGGTCGATCGCCAAGCAGCTGATCGAACTGTTCGCGCACGGCCTGGTGCCCGCCCCGCCGGGGCTCGATCCCGCCGGCGGGGGCACGCAGGACGGCACGACGAAAGACACGCATCGCGACACGCCGAAGGGTGTCGGAGGGCAGTCCTAG